A single Choristoneura fumiferana chromosome 9, NRCan_CFum_1, whole genome shotgun sequence DNA region contains:
- the LOC141430874 gene encoding uncharacterized protein, protein MDNNLPYAVRVMGIMCLVAIILFFLICLCRGLCEKCFDREINRIYPEDIVIHNMGATEQPLPSYEEVTRPASAVTTRQLQRRRRNHRHDKLTSDHVNNNEKVDTNTQLDGDSTEESTIGDGDNDNESSGIRNIGNDSGITISLRKVVKLSNRKKISNKSDVVDDSGIKSDSGNDTFDKGDDIKSNYNTASGSSAGGGASSATSPWINF, encoded by the exons ATGGATAATAATTTGCCTTATGCAGTGCGTGTAATGGGAATAATG TGTTTGGtggccataatattgtttttcttaatCTGTCTATGCCGAGGTTTGTGTGAGAAATGTTTCGATAGAGAAATTAACAGAATTTACCCAGAGGACATAGTAATACACAATATGGGAGCCACCGAACAGCCCCTGCCTAGTTATGAGGAAGTTACTAGACCAGCAAGTGCTGTAACTACAAGGCAACTTCAACGACGTCGTCGTAACCATAGACATGATAAACTTACTTCTGATCATgtcaataataatgaaaaagtaGATACCAATACACAATTAGATGGAGATTCTACAGAAGAAAGTACCATAGGGGATGGTGACAATGATAATGAAAGCAGTGGTATACGCAATATTGGAAATGACAGCGGTATAACAATAAGTTTGAGGAAAGttgtaaaattaagtaacaggaaaaaaataagtaacaaatctGATGTAGTGGATGACAGCGGTATCAAATCTGACAGTGGTAATGATACCTTTGATAAAGGTGATGATATTAAAAGCAACTATAATACTGCTAGTGGTAGCAGCGCAGGAGGTGGAGCCTCCAGTGCAACATCACCTtggattaatttttaa
- the LOC141430875 gene encoding uncharacterized protein, protein METEPVTAFEIIMILLKICLTIVYICTCLYDCYCGIRDRNRPPIGMIQVPRERHQEGNNPIPNGIPHVIPNGIPHGIPNGIPHGIPNGIPNGIPHGIPNGIPHGIPNGIPHGIPNGIPRGIPNGIPHGIPNGIL, encoded by the exons ATGGAAACAGAACCTGTGACTGCCTTTGAAATAATA ATGATcctgttaaaaatatgtttaaccATTGTCTACATCTGCACCTGTCTATACGATTGCTACTGTGGTATCAGAGACCGGAATAGGCCACCCATAGGAATGATCCAAGTTCCCAGAGAACGACACCAGGAAGGAAATAATCCTATACCCAACGGTATACCCCATGTTATACCCAACGGTATACCCCATGGTATACCCAACGGTATACCCCATGGTATACCCAACGGTATACCCAACGGCATACCCCATGGTATACCCAACGGCATACCCCATGGTATACCCAACGGCATACCCCATGGTATACCCAACGGTATACCCCGTGGTATACCCAACGGTATACCCCATGGTATACCCAACGGTATATTATGA